The Coccidioides posadasii str. Silveira chromosome 3, complete sequence genome contains a region encoding:
- a CDS encoding uncharacterized protein (SECRETED:SignalP(1-22)~EggNog:ENOG410PG2D~COG:O~MEROPS:MER0093133) — protein MRFLQNLLGGTALALLTGLGSAFGPRWARYQNDLHLAAMLGMDADSVLTNRSSLASAIDSLAETSAVVAEYANIPIDHRNPGRMYRNRYWVNDQYYQPGGPVVIFDTGETNGQAFADYYLVDPTSYIVQLLREFHGVGLVWEHRYYGESLPYPVNGQTSAAQFQYLTLEQALQDLPYFARTFRRPRLPNADLTPRSTPWIMVGGSYPGMRAAFSRLKYPDTIFAAFSSSAPAQARIDMSVYYEQVYRGLVAYGYGNCTRDVNAAYRYIDAQLANPSTAAQIKRQFLGPGAEQNSNGDFTAVLLYNWATWQSFGANGPAGQFCNWLETDQYGRVAPAEGWAPSRGARSVVDRWAAWPGLSRAINSIFETNCNCPEETCSCDLSAPPADPLAISWSWQFCSQFGYFQYQNPRPHEIASRYQTEAYIQDNCYRQFPDGVSSGHLPRRPRADATNNYTGGWNMRPSNVFHGAGQYDPWTPLTVLSQEPWGPRRRVTTQIPACNQEQEAVFGVLLPNAEHVYDLQTSYQPGEVSRQLFRRALHQWLPCFRRRNSTADHD, from the exons ATGAGGTTTCTCCAAAACCTACTCGGGGGCACTGCTTTGGCACTGCTTACAGGCCTTGGGTCGGCCTTTGGACCAAGATGGGCACGTTATCAGAACGACCTTCACCTAGCTGCAATGCTAGGTATGGATGCTGATTCTGTCTTGACCAACCGAAGCAGCCTCGCCTCTGCCATTGACAGTCTTGCCGAGACATCCGCTGTGGTCGCTGAATACGCAAAT ATTCCTATCGATCACAGAAACCCTGGAAGAATGTACAGGAATCGATACTGGGTGAACGATCAATATTATCAGCCAGGAGGGCCTGTGGTTATTTTCGATACCGGTGAGACCAATGGTCAAGCTTTTGCCGATTATTATTTGGTCGATCCTACGTCCTACATTGTCCAATTGCTTCGGGAATTTCATGGCGTAGGCCTTGTTTGGGAGCACCG ATATTATGGCGAATCTCTCCCTTACCCCGTCAATGGGCAGACGTCTGCTGCGCAATTCCAATACTTGACGCTCGAACAAGCTTTGCAGGATCTCCCTTACTTTGCCAGAACATTTCGCCGACCTCGGCTCCCTAATGCTGATCTGACACCAAGATCAACCCCGTGGATTATGGTCGGCGGCTCATACCCAGGCATGCGTGCAGCTTTCTCGAGACTCAAGTATCCCGACACTATTTTTGCTGccttttcctcttctgcACCTGCTCAAGCTAGGATTGACATGAGCGTTTATTATGAGCAGGTGTACAGGGGTTTGGTAGCATATGGCTATGGAAATTGCACCAGGGACGTCAATGCTGCATACCGATATATTGATGCCCAACTTGCCAACCCGAGTACCGCTGCTCAAATTAAGAGACAATTCTTAGGTCCCGGTGCCGAGCAAAACAGCAATGGCGATTTTACTGCAGTTTTGCTCTATAATTGGGCGACATGGCAGAGCTTTGGGGCAAATGGCCCTGCGGGTCAGTTCTGTAATTGGCTCGAAACAGACCAATATGGCAGAGTGGCCCCTGCTGAAGGCTGGGCACCTTCAAGAGGTGCTAGATCTGTGGTCGACAGATGGGCTGCATGGCCGGGACTCAGCCGAGCGATCAACTCCATTTTTGAAACAAACTGCAATTGCCCAGAAGAGACTTGCTCCTGTGACCTTTCTGCGCCACCTGCAGACCCCCTGGCCATCAGCTGGTCGTGGCAGTTTTGCTCGCAGTTCGGTTACTTCCAGTACCAGAATCCCAGACCCCATGAGATCGCTTCGCGCTATCAAACGGAAGCTTACATCCAAGATAACTGCTACCGGCAGTTCCCTGACGGCGTGAGCAGCGGCCATCTTCCCCGCCGCCCTCGAGCCGATGCgaccaacaattatactggAGGCTGGAACATGCGCCCTTCAAACGTCTTCCACGGCGCCGGACAATACGACCCGTGGACTCCTTTGACTGTGCTTTCCCAGGAGCCTTGGGGACCACGCCGTCGCGTCACCACTCAAATCCCGGCGTGCAATCAGGAACAAGAGGCGGTTTTTGGCGTCCTGCTTCCCAATGCAGAGCACGTTTACGATCTTCAAACCTCTTACCAACCGGGCGAGGTATCCAGGCAACTGTTCAGAAGGGCGCTGCACCAGTGGCTTCCTTGCTTCCGGAGGAGGAATTCAACGGCAGATCATGATTGA
- a CDS encoding uncharacterized protein (EggNog:ENOG410PQ2T~COG:S~BUSCO:11870at33183), which yields MVDYQSPALQAPRRKPLPTGNAGLQFQVSNIQHTLFPREHSLPANQYQSHPASSSSSSSFLPTPMHPLRQMTPVYPPQQQQHQQQYNVLLPSRRPSNATTSTSSTGGNPHTSRHMSASQNNVSRSPSSRTTHPQVGYVALMRRQKATVWCDRAQAEDPREAHQRRVAKQRAILEVQEGGGSGRTNTLASSGKIRHSSATKSLPFSTGTMVGTGVPLRLSANEIGNADDDLDNPDGSAYHRRNGSGRSSAASNRMTGGYRPNQPRLSSGSGSGSGSTPPNAEPPEQRLDIPHIVETPAAETKPGSPKDKDTGGTQDSSTSDNRPSTARSTESQREEDFGMITDLAAPSGAAAAARRHKAAEELRRRGSVDDRTTTMSSVRLFVANPDLSD from the coding sequence ATGGTTGATTATCAGTCGCCAGCCTTACAGGCCCCTCGTCGCAAGCCTCTGCCCACCGGGAACGCTGGTCTGCAGTTCCAAGTTTCAAACATCCAACACACTCTCTTTCCGCGTGAACACAGCTTGCCTGCAAACCAATATCAGTCTCACCCGGcatcttcgtcgtcgtcgtcgtcgtttCTCCCTACCCCCATGCACCCGCTCCGTCAGATGACCCCTGTCTACCCcccacaacaacaacagcaccaaCAACAATACAATGTCCTTCTCCCATCACGCCGCCCCTCGAACGCAACAACGTCGACGTCGTCCACCGGCGGAAACCCGCATACCAGCCGCCATATGAGCGCTTCACAAAACAATGTCAGCCGCAGCCCTTCCTCTCGAACCACCCACCCGCAGGTCGGGTACGTTGCTTTGATGCGAAGACAGAAGGCGACCGTCTGGTGCGACCGTGCGCAGGCCGAAGACCCTCGCGAGGCCCACCAGCGACGCGTTGCAAAGCAAAGAGCGATCCTGGAGGTTCAGGAAGGCGGTGGCTCCGGTCGAACAAATACACTGGCTAGCAGCGGCAAGATCAGACACAGTTCGGCGACGAAATCACTGCCGTTCAGTACAGGGACAATGGTGGGCACTGGCGTGCCATTGAGACTCAGTGCAAATGAAATTGGCAATGCGGACGATGACCTCGATAATCCGGATGGATCGGCTTACCATCGCCGTAACGGTAGCGGACGAAGTTCCGCCGCTAGCAATCGGATGACCGGCGGATATCGACCCAACCAACCTCGATTGAGCAGTGGCAGCGGCAGCGGCAGTGGCAGCACTCCCCCGAATGCCGAACCTCCCGAGCAACGCCTCGATATCCCGCACATCGTTGAAACCCCTGCTGCAGAGACCAAACCGGGATCGCCAAAAGACAAGGATACCGGTGGCACCCAGGACTCTTCCACGTCGGACAACCGCCCATCAACCGCACGATCCACCGAAAGCCAGCGAGAAGAGGACTTCGGAATGATCACGGATCTAGCGGCCCCGAGCGgagcagctgcagcagccCGAAGACATAAGGCGGCTGAGGAATTGAGACGTAGAGGAAGTGTTGACGACCGCACTACCACCATGAGTAGTGTTAGACTCTTCGTCGCTAATCCAGACCTCAGCGATTGA
- a CDS encoding uncharacterized protein (EggNog:ENOG410PV81~COG:S~BUSCO:3172at33183): MSPYRRSGIRHERLSPNTSGINNTIRAQKAGQRRGSTSNGSSDGEDSETHLSDYTFDLNKLPNAVSTLEAQEDNTTKSKQSPRDNDNISEPPGPDDFTENMVELLNGADAQVEQNNQGDNFKEVVHTDRLPGRPAHDEISEIEPPLEMSTPAHVLSGKNGFNNPETLSDKNNSTNEVERLLKELRKKDEIIRANRRRVFDAASIMQQVRHLQLALEQEKQQRQAESASKDQQIRELQSQVCAKDEQLQSSRAQLQELQSLMQSVNQSRHEPKEDGLNDKHKDEELFALQKQFEAKDKSFQQLKARLDETISSHQVEISKKNAENDQLRFEYDENLRELDKLDSDIESLTRERDVLEKRTQDLDKIVQHLESQISELKHNLAMERKEAISSVDALKRAADGVSVDMEGKSFGKIPDSLACAHQKQRDPAYSESHAVGSVGQMEEAERDLTGVRNQLQESKSLNEILSLQLESTREGLSESQSALLAAKDKNSQLLSQLESANSEKSQLSQKLERITQERDEAMRTATDLRNQAADRQPLSPAPSLPPEVYENQCQHDIDSLQKSHQQEIDRIENSHATELSTFRDTHAKSTRSLHALLRAAQDRESDLQSQLVDLRKSLSSKSKELSALANEQERLGSIIEAKDAAAAALDTKFANVLKRREEVWESRIDKLLRDRERMSKALMWAWGEMEVGHDKPSRDQKATKGEWHTQRYMYRYVERPRSAR, translated from the coding sequence ATGAGCCCTTATAGAAGGTCGGGCATTCGCCACGAGAGACTAAGTCCGAACACATCCGGTATAAATAACACCATCCGCGCGCAAAAAGCAGGACAAAGACGAGGCTCCACTTCAAACGGTTCCAGCGACGGAGAAGATTCTGAAACACACCTTTCGGATTACACCTTCGACCTCAACAAACTCCCGAATGCGGTATCGACTCTTGAGGCACAAGAGGATAACACCACAAAATCGAAGCAGTCGCCCAGAGACAACGACAACATATCGGAACCTCCTGGCCCAGACGATTTTACAGAGAATATGGTCGAGTTACTGAACGGAGCAGATGCACAAGTCGAGCAGAATAACCAGGGAGATAATTTCAAAGAGGTTGTTCACACTGACAGGCTACCAGGCCGACCAGCCCATGATGAGATCAGCGAAATTGAGCCGCCGTTGGAAATGTCTACCCCAGCCCACGTGCTTTCGGGGAAAAATGGTTTTAACAATCCTGAGACACTGTCAGATAAAAATAATTCTACCAATGAGGTAGAGCGGCTCCTAAAGGAGTTGAGGAAGAAGGATGAGATCATCAGAGCGAATCGACGAAGGGTTTTCGATGCTGCATCAATCATGCAACAAGTACGGCATCTTCAGCTGGCCCTCGAACAAGAGAAGCAGCAGCGACAAGCGGAGTCGGCTTCCAAAGATCAACAAATTCGAGAGTTGCAAAGCCAAGTTTGTGCAAAGGACGAACAATTGCAAAGTAGTCGGGCTCAGTTGCAGGAATTACAGAGTCTAATGCAGTCTGTTAACCAGTCGCGACACGAACCCAAGGAGGATGGATTAAATGATAAACACAAAGATGAGGAATTATTTGCTCTTCAGAAACAGTTTGAGGCGAAGGACAAGTCGTTTCAGCAGCTAAAGGCGAGGCTAGATGAGACCATATCCTCTCATCAGGTTGAAATCTCAAAGAAAAATGCGGAGAATGACCAGCTCCGGTTTGAATACGATGAAAATTTGCGCGAATTAGATAAATTGGATTCTGATATTGAGTCACTAACGCGTGAACGCGACGTTCTTGAGAAGAGAACCCAAGATCTGGACAAAATCGTTCAACACCTTGAGTCACAAATTTCGGAATTAAAACACAACCTTGCCATGGAGAGAAAGGAAGCGATTTCCAGCGTCGATGCGTTGAAACGGGCGGCTGACGGGGTATCGGTTGATATGGAGGGAAAATCGTTTGGAAAAATACCGGATTCACTTGCCTGCGCTCATCAAAAACAGCGGGACCCGGCCTATTCCGAGTCTCACGCGGTCGGAAGTGTTGGCCAAATGGAAGAAGCCGAGAGGGATTTGACCGGGGTTCGAAACCAACTGCAAGAGTCGAAATCGTTGAATGAGATTTTGTCTCTCCAGTTAGAATCAACTCGTGAGGGGCTTTCCGAATCGCAGTCCGCTCTTTTGGCTGCAAAGGACAAAAATTCTCAATTGCTATCCCAGTTAGAATCCGCCAACTCGGAGAAAAGCCAATTATCACAAAAGCTTGAAAGGATAACTCAAGAGCGGGATGAAGCAATGCGGACGGCTACCGACTTGCGTAATCAAGCAGCGGATCGGCAACCCTTGAGCCCTGCACCATCCCTCCCTCCCGAAGTATATGAAAACCAATGTCAACACGACATCGACAGTCTCCAGAAGTCACATCAGCAAGAAATTGATCGAATTGAAAACTCCCATGCAACCGAACTTTCTACTTTTCGGGATACTCATGCCAAGTCGACTCGTAGCTTACACGCACTTCTTCGAGCTGCACAAGATCGTGAAAGTGATCTACAATCTCAACTTGTTGATCTTCGAAAATCATTATCCTCCAAATCGAAAGAGTTGTCGGCTTTGGCAAACGAACAGGAGAGACTTGGATCCATCATCGAAGCCAAAGACGCTGCAGCTGCCGCTTTGGATACAAAGTTTGCCAATGTTCTCaagaggagagaagaggTGTGGGAGTCGCGGATAGACAAACTTCTACGCGATAGAGAACGAATGAGCAAAGCATTGATGTGGGCATGGGGAGAGATGGAAGTTGGGCATGACAAGCCAAGCAGGGATCAAAAGGCCACCAAAGGGGAATGGCATACCCAGAGGTATATGTATAGATATGTTGAAAGGCCAAGAAGTGCAAGATAA
- a CDS encoding uncharacterized protein (EggNog:ENOG410PRIP~COG:B) yields MDVAVQQEVLEQTHGVHPASPKKRPFDELNGTILGSNTESLAPSPASMCQTPDDHADTRRQKRDPSPSPLESMALAQLHATESQSISAPVPLTVNISSGPSCNILSEPAPSPPSQPSLVPNKKRRLSPASKEAKAQEKARKEEARKLWEEEKKRKEEEKEEEKRKREELKKKKEEEKEQERRRREDEKRKKDEEKETERRKREEKKKQKEEEKLAREEEKKKKERSQMRLNAFFVKPMAATINKTSAPDTSNKNSSKEAAPAAGSEVDNTKAISDYENEFPPFFIHSHMRVGTPHRFERDSEALLHVREKLDVYLKNTHDPSNLSLRPSELFKMIPYKRRFGKMESPTVKEIVSSMNDSNDSKGAVIDLTAEKDAGTDESAQSMLKKIPMKLLHFKEDVRPPYQGTFTKRLPDKSAFKLCRNPFSRAIPDFNYDYDSEAEWEEPEEGEDLDSEGEEDVSDDDDEDMDDFLDDGDDELSKRKMIVGDLEPVCTGICWAHGNKANEYMNSFRMEVLSETGSLPIDPFSDAYWKKPTSAPQSNLRPVLNASTPGKAPDSSKQTSMQSNNAFLTPALNPRPTSALPGMNTTSNGPGAGLKLKAHFPSELISEFKQAVSGSDLTKAGLIEILKKRFPKVSKEVIRDTLTTVAVRQGKKEADKRWMLI; encoded by the exons ATGGATGTCGCAGTTCAACAAGAGGTTCTAGAACAGACACATGGCGTTCACCCGGCGTCCCCAAAGAAAAGGCCATTTGATGAACTAAATGGAACGATCCTCGGGTCCAATACCGAGTCACTTGCACCAAGCCCGGCTAGCATGTGTCAGACCCCAGACGACCATGCAGACACCCGGCGGCAAAAGAGAGATCCTTCACCATCCCCCTTGGAAAGCATGGCGTTAGCCCAACTGCATGCCACTGAATCACAATCCATCTCTGCACCGGTACCCCTTACGGTGAATATTTCATCTGGCCCCTCGTGCAATATACTATCGGAACCTGCTCCCTCTCCTCCTTCTCAGCCATCTCTCGTCCCAAATAAAAAGCGACGATTGTCACCTGCAAGCAAAGAAGCCAAGGCACAAGAAAAggcaagaaaagaagaggctCGAAAATTatgggaggaggagaagaaacgaaaagaggaagagaaagaagaagaaaaacgaAAGCGGGAAgaattgaagaagaagaaagaagaagaaaaggaacaagagagaagaagacgagaagacgagaagagaaaaaaggatGAGGAAAAGGAGACAGAAAGGCGAAAGcgggaggaaaagaaaaagcaaaaggaagaagagaaactAGCCcgcgaagaagaaaagaaaaagaaggagagG TCTCAGATGAGGTTGAATGCATTTTTTGTGAAACCTATGGCGGCCACTATCAACAAAACATCGGCACCCGACACTTCGAATAAAAATAGCAGCAAGGAAGCTGCTCCAGCTGCCGGAAGCGAAGTCGATAATACGAAAGCGATCTCTGATTATGAGAATGAATTTCCTCCATTCTTCATCCATTCCCACATGCGGGTTGGCACCCCCCACCGTTTCGAACGAGACTCTGAGGCGCTGTTGCATGTCCGCGAGAAGCTAGATGTATATCTTAAAAATACCCACGATCCTTCGAATCTATCTCTAAGGCCATCCGAGCTCTTTAAGATGATTCCATATAAACGTCGCTTTGGCAAAATGGAAAGTCCCACTGTGAAGGAAATCGTCTCATCTATGAATGACTCCAATGATAGCAAAGGTGCTGTTATAGATCTTACGGCAGAAAAGGATGCTGGGACGGATGAATCAGCCCAAAGCATGCTCAAGAAGATCCCGATGAAGTTACTACACtttaaagaagatgtgaGGCCGCCCTACCAGGGTACTTTTACGAAACGACTACCCGATAAGAGTGCTTTCAAACTTTGTCGAAATCCCTTTTCTAGGGCTATTCCAGATTTTAACTATGATTATGATTCCGAAGCAGAATGGGAGGAACCGGAGGAAGGCGAAGACCTTGACTCGGAAGGCGAGGAAGATGTTagtgacgacgatgatgaggATATGGATGACTTTTTGGACGACGGAGACGACGAGCTTAGCAAAAGGAAAATGATCGTGGGTGACTTGGAACCTGTTTGCACCGGAATCTGCTGGGCGCATGGCAATAAGGCGAACGAATATATGAATTCCTTTCGGATGGAGGTTTTATCGG AAACAGGTAGCCTGCCGATAGATCCTTTCTCTGATGCATATTGGAAGAAGCCGACATCGGCCCCTCAAAGCAACCTACGACCCGTGCTAAACGCGTCTACTCCTGGAAAAGCACCCGATTCCtccaaacaaacatcaaTGCAATCCAATAACGCATTTTTGACACCTGCGCTCAACCCTAGGCCTACTTCAGCTTTACCAGGAATGAATACCACTTCCAACGGCCCTGGAGCCGGGCTAAAACTAAAAGCTCACTTCCCGTCGGAACTCATTTCTGAGTTCAAACAGGCTGTTTCCGGCAGCGACCTAACGAAGGCAGGATTAATCGAAATTTTGAAAAAACG ATTCCCCAAGGTGTCGAAAGAAGTTATTAGGGACACTCTCACAACCGTCGCCGTACGCCAGGGAAAGAAAGAAGCCGATAAAAGATGGATGTTGATATGA
- the CEFD2 gene encoding Isopenicillin N epimerase component 2 (EggNog:ENOG410PIN1~COG:I~TransMembrane:1 (o31-51i)) has translation MAGHDINYIAVSGVLGMLGRAGEAPYPPGNILGDFAGGGAICFLGILLALLSRQTTGRGQVVNANMVDGSAYLATMPRLSRKSPMWNGPRGTNVLDGGCPYYGTYETKDPGNYFAIGPLEPQFFDALLRGLQLSPSDVFPPNSNKVREDPSNWPFMRSVFEKKFKQKTRKEWEAVFDGTDACATPVLTMDELEEDGYDQRLVVELSDTPGLKFSAQDGGWSPNPIRPGEGGEETLNRWLGWKRGRDFVVKDGALVKVTGAKL, from the coding sequence atgGCCGGACATGATATCAACTACATTGCCGTTTCGGGAGTGCTAGGGATGCTAGGACGGGCGGGGGAAGCTCCCTATCCACCAGGAAATATCCTAGGAGACTTTGCTGGAGGCGGAGCAATCTGTTTCCTAGGCATTTTGCTGGCTCTCTTGTCTCGCCAGACCACGGGGAGAGGTCAAGTGGTCAACGCAAATATGGTTGATGGTTCGGCGTACCTTGCAACTATGCCACGTTTATCGCGAAAGTCTCCCATGTGGAACGGCCCGCGAGGTACAAATGTGCTTGACGGTGGCTGCCCCTACTACGGCACATATGAGACGAAGGATCCTGGAAATTATTTTGCTATCGGGCCATTGGAGCCCCAGTTTTTTGATGCATTGTTGCGTGGGTTGCAGCTTTCGCCTTCGGATGTGTTCCCTCCCAACTCGAACAAAGTCCGTGAAGATCCAAGCAACTGGCCCTTTATGCGGAGCGTTTTCGAGAAGAAGTTCAAACAGAAAACAAGAAAGGAGTGGGAAGCTGTTTTCGATGGAACAGATGCATGTGCAACCCCTGTTCTAACTATGGATGAACTGGAAGAAGACGGCTATGACCAGCGGTTAGTCGTCGAGTTGTCCGATACTCCAGGTCTGAAGTTTTCGGCGCAAGATGGAGGATGGTCGCCCAACCCAATTCGACCAGGTGAAGGTGGTGAAGAAACACTAAATCGGTGGCTCGGGTGGAAACGTGGGAGAGATTTCGTGGTCAAAGACGGTGCTCTGGTGAAGGTTACCGGGGCAAAGCTCTAA
- a CDS encoding uncharacterized protein (EggNog:ENOG410PIXZ~COG:Q) codes for MMNSTGQHQNAYPNFSLRGRVYIVTGGGRGLGLVMAEAITEAGAEVHCFDILPEPDDEFVRTQELASKAHVGNLHYHHVDVRDSKHLNDVVEKIALRSNRLDGLVAAAGVQQVTEAIDYTADDVTKMLDINYTGVFMTAQATARQMMKLGCNGSIVLVASMSGIVANKGLNSPVYNSSKAAVIQLGRNLAMEWGSKGIRVNSLCPGHVITPMVEKNFEEVPDLKKTWEKESMLGRLSRPEEFTGAVIFMLSDASSYMTGSSLVIDGGHTAW; via the exons ATGATGAACTCCACTGGTCAACATCAAAATGCTTACCCGAATTTTAGCTTGCGAGGGAGAGTATATATCGTCACTGGGGGCGGCAGGGGGCTAGGATTAGTGATGGCAGAGGCAATAACTGAGGCAGGTGCGGAAG TTCACTGTTTTGATATCCTACCAGAACCCGATGATGAATTCGTTCGGACACAGGAGCTCGCCAGCAAGGCACACGTCGGCAATCTGCACTATCATCATGTAGACGTGAGAGACTCGAAGCATCTCAACGATGTTGTGGAGAAGATCGCATTGCGCAGTAATCGCCTAGACGGACTAGTCGCAGCTGCTGGAGTACAGCAAGTGACCGAAGCAATCGACTACACCGCCGACGATGTAACGAAGATGCTGGATATAAACTATACTGGTGTTTTTATGACCGCTCAAGCCACGGCTCGCCAAATGATGAAACTCGGCTGCAATGGTTCCATAGTCCTGGTGGCTAGCATGAGCGGGATTGTGGCCAACAAAGGCCTTAATTCGCCCGTATACAACTCCTCAAAAGCCGCAGTAATCCAACTAGGACGAAACCTGGCCATGGAGTGGGGTTCCAAAGGTATTCGAGTGAACTCGCTTTGCCCGGGCCACGTCATCACGCCGATGGTAGAAAagaattttgaagaagtacCGGACCTAAAGAAGACTTGGGAAAAAGAGAGCATGCTTGGGAGATTATCCAGGCCAGAGGAATTCACTGGCGCTGTCATTTTCATGTTAAGCGATGCAAGCTCTTATATGACCGGCAGCAGTCTTGTGATCGATGGTGGACATACAGCATGGTGA
- a CDS encoding uncharacterized protein (CAZy:AA12~EggNog:ENOG410PK4P~COG:G~TransMembrane:1 (n4-15c22/23o437-455i)), translating into MRHFYSFAAITAQLIDIGVAQSSCTARLNPSSTPVAADGYNVNVVAQGLLRPRSLQFDSRGNLLVVQSSAGIFNFRLRDNGGTCLEVEDEIDLIDHPVKSRLNHGIALSPDGKKLYASDRGTVYAWDYDAEARRVTSRNPEVVVTGLENPGHSTRTLHYSPGSGGYLVVVRGSAGNIDLDCGDISTGHCQMKAFQMGEIPQGGYNFTRDGIRLGWGMRNSVGIAEHPGTNGIWTVENTIDNIERHGIDIHQDNPGEELNFHGSINSTTGLNYGYPYCSAAWDVDAIPNNTDIQVGTEFALDVESDMKTDDFCARVEAPRLTFAPHTAPLDIKFNGTDEAFVSFHGSWNRDVPIGYRITRIPFQDGEPMALRTDTEAAINVVTNSDTRKCPDGCFRPVGMAFDETGRLFFVSDSTGEIYVVAKQQSTSPPREDKATSVEVSILSVASIALMLWYAMGD; encoded by the exons ATGCGGCATTTCTATTCATTTGCAGCTATAACCGCACAATTAATCGACATCGGCGTCGCTCAGAGTTCTTGCACGGCTAGGCTAAACCCATCTTCTACCCCCGTTGCAGCCGATGGCTATAATGTGAATGTGGTGGCACAGGGTCTTCTACGGCCGAGGTCGCTCCAGTTCGACTCACGGGGTAACCTTCTCGTCGTCCAATCCTCCGCCGGAATTTTCAACTTTCGCTTGAGAGATAATGGCGGCACCTGCTTGGAGGTTGAAGACGAAATCGATCTCATAGACCATCCGGTCAAATCCCGCTTGAATCATGGGATAGCTCTGTCTCCGGATGGAAAGAAACTGTATGCGTCGGACCGTGGCACGGTCTATGCTTGGGATTATGACGCGGAGGCCAGGAGAGTCACCTCAAGAAATCCAGAAGTGGTGGTAACAGGGTTGGAGAACCCAGGTCATTCAACACGTACACTGCATTATTCCCCCGGCTCGGGTGGATATCTTGTGGTTGTTAGAGGCAGCGCAGGCAACATTGACCTTGACTGCGGGGATATTTCCACAGGCCATTGCCAGATGAAGGCTTTTCAAATGGGAGAAATTCCTCAAGGTGGCTATAATTTCACAAGAGATGGAATCCGACTTGGCTGGGGAATGAGAAACTCCGTTGGTATTGCTGAACATCCAGGGACAAACGGTATCTGGACGGTTGAAAACACCATCGATAATATAGAACGTCACGGGATTGATATCCATCAAGACAACCCGGGAGAGGAATTAAATTTCCATGGAAGTATTAATTCAACTACCGGACTCAACTATGGCTATCCATACTGCAGTGCTGCCTGGGATGTCGACGCTATCCCGAACAACACCGACATTCAAGTTGGAACCGAATTCGCACTCGACGTTGAAAGCGATATGAAAACAGACGATTTTTGTGCTAGAGTAGAGGCACCGAGACTAACATTTGCTCCTCATACAGCTCCGTTGGATATCAAATTCAATGGAACAGATGAGGCTTTCGTTTCCTTTCATGGCAGCTG GAATCGCGATGTACCAATTGGCTATAGGATAACGAGGATTCCTTTCCAAGACGGCGAGCCCATGGCTCTCAGAACGGATACGGAGGCTGCCATCAATGTAGTCACCAATTCCGATACCAGAAAATGTCCAGATGGTTGTTTCAGGCCAGTTGGGATGGCATTTGACGAAACAGGACGGCTCTTTTTCGTTTCTGACTCGACAGGAGAGATCTATGTAGTGGCAAAACAGCAAAGTACATCACCTCCAAGGGAAGACAAAGCTACCTCTGTGGAGGTCAGCATTTTGAGCGTGGCTTCCATTGCTCTAATGCTATGGTACGCGATGGGTGACTAG